From a region of the Salarias fasciatus chromosome 6, fSalaFa1.1, whole genome shotgun sequence genome:
- the dkk2 gene encoding dickkopf-related protein 2 isoform X2: protein MLVSAWNRCCVAVFLVAALRTGACQVSEARPKANSIKPALLGETPTPATNRSAASTKKHNVLAQVYPCSSDRECSVGSYCHSPQQAPSRCLTCRRRKKRCHRDAMCCPGNRCSNYICVPISESVLSPHITALDEHNKLSTKDHSWRKSGKSHTKHTLKGHEGDPCLRSSDCSDGYCCARHFWTKICKPVLRQGEVCTKQRKKGSHGLEIFQRCDCAKGLSCKVWKDATSSSKSRLHMCQKV from the exons ATGCTCGTCTCTGCGTGGAATAGATGTTGCGTTGCGGTGTTTCTCGTGGCCGCGCTGAGGACGGGAGCGTGCCAGGTGTCAGAGGCGCGCCCGAAGGCGAACTCCATCAAGCCCGCGCTGCTGGGGGAGACGCCGACCCCGGCCACCAACCGGTCCGCCGCCTCCACCAAGAAACACAACGTCCTCGCACAG GTGTATCCTTGCAGCAGTGACAGGGAGTGCAGCGTGGGCAGCTACTGCCACAGCCCCCAGCAGGCGCCGTCCCGCTGCCTCACCTGCCGCCGCAGGAAGAAGCGCTGCCACCGAGACGCCATGTGCTGCCCCGGGAACCGCTGCAGCAACT ATATCTGTGTTCCCATTTCTGAGAGTGTGCTTTCACCTCACATCACAGCGTTAGACGAGCACAACAAACTCTCCACCAAGGATCACAGCTGGAGAAAGAGTGGGAAGTCGCACACTAAACACACTCTGAAAG GGCACGAGGGGGATCCGTGCCTGCGCTCGTCCGACTGCTCGGACGGCTACTGCTGCGCCCGTCATTTCTGGACCAAAATCTGCAAACCCGTGCTGAGGCAAGGCGAGGTGTGCAccaagcagaggaagaaaggCTCTCACGGCCTGGAAATCTTCCAGCGCTGCGACTGTGCCAAAGGTCTCTCGTGCAAGGTGTGGAAAGACGCCACCTCCTCGTCCAAGTCCAGACTCCACATGTGCCAGAAGGTCTGA
- the dkk2 gene encoding dickkopf-related protein 2 isoform X1, translated as MLVSAWNRCCVAVFLVAALRTGACQVSEARPKANSIKPALLGETPTPATNRSAASTKKHNVLAQQVYPCSSDRECSVGSYCHSPQQAPSRCLTCRRRKKRCHRDAMCCPGNRCSNYICVPISESVLSPHITALDEHNKLSTKDHSWRKSGKSHTKHTLKGHEGDPCLRSSDCSDGYCCARHFWTKICKPVLRQGEVCTKQRKKGSHGLEIFQRCDCAKGLSCKVWKDATSSSKSRLHMCQKV; from the exons ATGCTCGTCTCTGCGTGGAATAGATGTTGCGTTGCGGTGTTTCTCGTGGCCGCGCTGAGGACGGGAGCGTGCCAGGTGTCAGAGGCGCGCCCGAAGGCGAACTCCATCAAGCCCGCGCTGCTGGGGGAGACGCCGACCCCGGCCACCAACCGGTCCGCCGCCTCCACCAAGAAACACAACGTCCTCGCACAG CAGGTGTATCCTTGCAGCAGTGACAGGGAGTGCAGCGTGGGCAGCTACTGCCACAGCCCCCAGCAGGCGCCGTCCCGCTGCCTCACCTGCCGCCGCAGGAAGAAGCGCTGCCACCGAGACGCCATGTGCTGCCCCGGGAACCGCTGCAGCAACT ATATCTGTGTTCCCATTTCTGAGAGTGTGCTTTCACCTCACATCACAGCGTTAGACGAGCACAACAAACTCTCCACCAAGGATCACAGCTGGAGAAAGAGTGGGAAGTCGCACACTAAACACACTCTGAAAG GGCACGAGGGGGATCCGTGCCTGCGCTCGTCCGACTGCTCGGACGGCTACTGCTGCGCCCGTCATTTCTGGACCAAAATCTGCAAACCCGTGCTGAGGCAAGGCGAGGTGTGCAccaagcagaggaagaaaggCTCTCACGGCCTGGAAATCTTCCAGCGCTGCGACTGTGCCAAAGGTCTCTCGTGCAAGGTGTGGAAAGACGCCACCTCCTCGTCCAAGTCCAGACTCCACATGTGCCAGAAGGTCTGA